In one Bacteroidota bacterium genomic region, the following are encoded:
- a CDS encoding fibronectin type III domain-containing protein translates to MGAAAQSLDLAYTVSQDRLAPGDRVYYTLAVGNSGAGPISDLVVRVLLPAGIFDFEEQTDEGFDCPFSDCDPNELALWTIGTLAPGQTRTLVFTTRFSTSADAQSYASTATATAPGLSDLVTSATVAVAAEPVVRLALASERAPLSPTAETTYMLTYGNLSGRTLTEATLSLPVPEGLRFVSATGGGTESGGIVRWNVAPLGVNGGGQVRATFEPASMLTAGTLVRAEATLGPAPSVAAATVAPVEQPGLLRLSYTTSQSSFGEGQRVLYRLLLTNTGTTTLLDPSVRLRLSNFIEDFEEQTDIGFDCPFSDCDPNELAVWSVGPLAPGASRTLVFTTRVSTSAPSGEVLRSWATAEATGTSQVVAQADLHVEPAPLLRLSVAPQQEPAQPGEPFTYVITFANLGPASPNDLVLQVRIPDESGLISTTGPRAGISQGVVTWGVGALEPGEGGRVEVKVRVDQDAPAGTSLDLIAWLAPNIPGATTLTARSAVAVAPPSDLAVSYRLDRQAALPGDLVVFQVRAENTGATSLAGVQARLRLPAFISDFVEQTDVGFDCPFSDCDPNELAVWTVGTLAPGQSRTLTFSTTVSGSAPDGEVLRSPLVARATGLSDALTQADLVVGRALDLQPPAPPTDLVATPGDQQVALSWTASPDADDLAGYLLQQGIERNGSLVYDFLAIVDPPATSFVSTGLENGTTYFYVVTAFDAAGNENDFLESARAEATPQDGVAPAPPTGLAAGLDAGTVALTWTANADADLDGYRLYRDLASAPTSLLTALPAAATAFTDADVEDGTTYFYRLTAVDDDGNESPFSNEVEILVTSVSAEDGPALPTAFALDAVYPNPVAGAATVAYALPEAASVTVEVFDLLGARVAVLADVEQPAGYHGVGWTPYGLAAGTYLVRLRAGDFAATRRLVVFR, encoded by the coding sequence TAACAGCGGCGCAGGTCCCATCAGCGACCTCGTCGTGCGCGTGCTGCTCCCGGCCGGTATCTTCGACTTCGAGGAGCAAACCGATGAGGGGTTCGACTGCCCCTTCTCGGACTGCGACCCCAACGAACTCGCCCTGTGGACGATCGGGACGCTGGCGCCGGGCCAGACGCGGACCCTCGTGTTCACGACGCGCTTCTCCACGTCGGCGGACGCTCAGAGCTACGCCTCGACAGCGACGGCGACGGCTCCGGGGCTCTCCGACCTCGTGACGAGCGCAACGGTTGCGGTGGCGGCAGAGCCGGTCGTGCGTCTCGCCTTGGCGTCGGAGCGAGCCCCGCTTTCGCCCACGGCCGAGACGACCTACATGCTCACCTACGGCAATCTGAGCGGACGCACGCTCACCGAGGCGACCCTCTCCTTGCCGGTGCCCGAAGGGCTGCGTTTCGTCTCGGCGACGGGGGGAGGGACCGAGTCTGGAGGCATCGTCCGGTGGAACGTGGCGCCGCTCGGCGTGAACGGCGGCGGTCAAGTACGCGCCACCTTCGAGCCAGCCAGCATGCTCACGGCCGGTACGCTCGTGCGCGCCGAGGCGACACTCGGCCCTGCTCCGTCGGTCGCAGCGGCGACGGTCGCGCCAGTCGAGCAGCCTGGGCTGCTCCGGCTCAGCTACACCACGAGCCAGTCGAGCTTCGGCGAGGGCCAGCGTGTGCTCTACCGCCTCCTCCTCACCAACACGGGCACCACGACGCTCCTCGACCCATCCGTCCGGCTCCGGCTCTCCAACTTCATCGAGGACTTCGAGGAGCAGACCGACATCGGCTTCGACTGCCCGTTTTCCGATTGCGACCCCAACGAGCTCGCCGTTTGGTCGGTGGGGCCGCTCGCGCCAGGAGCTAGCCGCACGCTGGTCTTCACCACGCGTGTGAGCACGAGCGCGCCGTCGGGCGAGGTGCTTCGGTCCTGGGCTACGGCTGAGGCCACGGGTACGAGCCAGGTGGTGGCGCAGGCCGATCTCCACGTCGAGCCTGCGCCGCTGCTCCGGTTGAGCGTGGCTCCGCAGCAGGAGCCGGCACAGCCAGGTGAGCCGTTCACCTACGTGATCACGTTCGCGAACCTCGGCCCAGCCAGCCCGAACGACCTCGTTCTTCAGGTCCGCATCCCGGACGAGAGCGGCCTGATCTCGACGACGGGGCCGCGTGCTGGGATCAGCCAGGGCGTGGTGACATGGGGAGTAGGCGCGCTGGAGCCGGGCGAGGGGGGGCGCGTCGAGGTGAAGGTGCGCGTCGACCAGGACGCGCCAGCCGGGACCTCGCTCGACCTGATCGCATGGCTCGCGCCGAATATTCCAGGGGCCACCACGCTTACCGCCCGCTCGGCGGTCGCCGTGGCCCCACCGTCGGACCTTGCCGTGTCCTACAGGCTGGACCGGCAGGCCGCCCTGCCCGGTGACCTCGTCGTCTTCCAAGTGCGCGCTGAGAACACGGGCGCGACCAGCCTCGCGGGCGTCCAGGCCCGGCTACGGCTGCCTGCCTTCATCAGTGACTTTGTGGAGCAGACCGACGTCGGCTTCGACTGCCCGTTTTCGGACTGCGACCCCAACGAACTCGCTGTGTGGACCGTCGGCACGCTCGCCCCGGGCCAGAGCCGCACGCTCACGTTCTCGACGACCGTCTCTGGCTCTGCACCAGACGGCGAGGTCCTCCGCAGCCCGCTCGTGGCACGCGCCACGGGGCTGAGCGATGCCCTCACCCAAGCTGACCTCGTCGTCGGTCGCGCGCTCGACCTACAGCCGCCTGCGCCCCCGACCGACCTGGTCGCCACGCCCGGCGACCAACAGGTTGCTCTCTCCTGGACCGCCAGCCCCGACGCTGACGACCTCGCCGGGTATCTCCTCCAGCAGGGCATCGAACGAAACGGCTCGCTGGTCTATGATTTCCTGGCGATCGTCGACCCGCCCGCGACAAGCTTTGTCAGCACAGGCTTGGAAAACGGCACGACGTACTTCTACGTAGTCACGGCGTTCGATGCGGCAGGCAATGAGAACGACTTCCTGGAGAGCGCCCGTGCCGAGGCGACCCCGCAGGACGGCGTGGCCCCTGCGCCCCCCACCGGTCTCGCAGCGGGACTCGACGCTGGGACCGTCGCCCTCACGTGGACGGCCAATGCCGACGCCGACCTCGACGGCTACCGGCTCTACCGCGACCTCGCGAGCGCGCCGACCTCGCTCCTCACGGCCCTTCCCGCCGCCGCCACGGCCTTCACCGACGCGGACGTCGAAGACGGGACGACCTACTTCTACCGCCTCACCGCCGTAGACGACGACGGCAACGAGAGTCCCTTCTCGAACGAGGTCGAGATCCTCGTCACGTCCGTGTCGGCAGAGGACGGTCCTGCCCTGCCCACAGCCTTCGCGCTCGACGCGGTCTACCCCAACCCTGTAGCAGGCGCGGCGACTGTGGCCTACGCGCTCCCAGAGGCCGCATCCGTCACCGTCGAGGTGTTCGACCTGCTCGGAGCCCGCGTGGCCGTCCTCGCCGATGTCGAGCAGCCCGCCGGATACCACGGGGTCGGATGGACGCCGTATGGCCTCGCGGCAGGGACCTACCTCGTCCGCCTCCGCGCGGGTGACTTCGCAGCTACCCGGCGGCTCGTT